From the Ctenopharyngodon idella isolate HZGC_01 chromosome 3, HZGC01, whole genome shotgun sequence genome, one window contains:
- the LOC127509907 gene encoding GTPase IMAP family member 8-like: MAHSSGVTRKQKLNLVLCGSDETLKNTVSKLIREKKHVDLHGRLISLVELPALNQLSEEEVMRQTLNCVSRCDPGVHVFLFIVPDAPLNNEDKVEMEKIQKIFSSVKKHIMMLIIQEKNMISKLISKISLFQSSDTETETSLHKFGGHRFFLKNILQVPDLLKDVEDMVQENKGSSYTTFMYLQDQIELERNKHRAEIEELRSAMEKTKTAGETQSDVDVRIVLLGKTGVGKSATGNTILRRKGFTSKIASRSVTRECQKEISEFNRRQISVIDTPGLFDTGVDNDEIRKEIVKCVSMAAPGPHVFLLVLQLGRFTQEEKDAVKMIQETFGDQSRMYTMVLFTKGDELEETTIQDFIDGDDSLRSVVQQCGKRYHVFNNKETEDRKQVSELLDKIDCMVAVNGGSFYTNEMFQQVEKNIKEEQERILKEKEEEIKRKEEELRAKYEAEIEQMKKENERERQEMHNELRKSEEEFKMKEEEIKKEKDENVRKELQRKLEEQQKLFEEENKRKEKALGEQQQNFIKYVEEKHEKEKQKLLEKIQLETREQAECEYSEKLKKEIDRALDEAEAKLPYRSKRARDWGYFPVLGAAAGGVVGTGEDIAYWIKSFF; this comes from the exons GTGTCACCAGAAAACAGAAGCTGAACTTGGTGCTGTGTGGAAGTGATGAAACACTGAAGAACACCGTATCAAAACTTATAAGAGAGAAGAAACACGTGGATCTTCATGGACGTCTGATCAGTCTGGTGGAGCTTCCAGCTCTCAATCAGCTCTCAGAGGAGGAAGTGATGCGTCAGACTCTCAACTGCGTGTCTCGCTGTGATCCTGGAGTTCATGTTTTCCTCTTTATTGTTCCTGATGCTCCACTCAATAATGAAGACAAAGTAGAAATGGAGAAGATCCAGAAGATATTCAGCTCAGTCAAGAAACACATCATGATGCTCATAATCCAAGAGAAGAACATGATTAGTAAACTGATTAGTAAAATCAGTCTATTTCAATCTTCAGATACTGAGACAGAGACATCTCTTCACAAATTTGGAGGTCATcgtttttttctgaagaacatctTACAGGTTCCAGATCTACTGAAGGATGTAGAGGATATGGTACAAGAGAACAAAGGAAGTTCCTACACAACATTCATGTACCTTCAGGATCAAATAGAGCTCGAGAGAAACAAACACAGAGCTGAAATAGAGGAACTGAGAAGTGcaatggaaaaaacaaaaacagctg GTGAAACACAAAGTGATGTTGATGTCAGGATTGTGCTGCTGGGAAAGACAGGTGTTGGGAAGAGTGCAACAGGAAACACCATACTGAGAAGAAAAggttttacatcaaaaatagcTTCACGCTCAGTGACCAGAGAGTGTCAGAAAGAAATATCTGAGTTCAACAGAAGACAGATCAGTGTAATTGACACTCCAGGTCTGTTTGATACTGGAGTTGATAATGATGAGATCAGGAAGGAGATTGTGAAGTGCGTCTCAATGGCGGCACCTGGACCACATGTGTTTCTGCTGGTGCTTCAACTGGGACGATTCACTCAAGAGGAGAAGGATGCAGTGAAAATGATCCAGGAGACTTTTGGTGATCAATCCAGAATGTACACTATGGTGCTCTTCACCAAAGGAGATGAACTTGAAGAAACAACAATTCAAGATTTTATTGACGGCGATGATAGTTTAAGGAGCGTTgtccaacagtgtggaaagagataCCATGTGTTCAATAACAAAGAGACTGAAGATAGAAAACAGGTTTCTGAGCTGCTGGATAAGATTGACTGTATGGTGGCAGTAAATGGAGGGAGTTTCTACACCAATGAGATGTTCCAGCAGGTGGAGAAGAACATCAAAGAGGAACAAGAGAGAatactgaaagagaaagaagaagagaTCAAGAGAAAAGAAGAAGAGCTCAGAGCCAAATATGAAGCTGAAATAGaacaaatgaagaaagaaaacgagagagaaagacaagagATGCATAATGAACTGAGAAAAAGTGAAGAGGAATTCAAAATGAAAGAAGAAGAGATCAAGAAAGAAAAAGATGAGAATGTACGAAAAGAGCTGCAGAGAAAACTGGAGGAGCAGCAGAAACTGTTTGAAGAGgagaataaaagaaaagaaaaggctTTAGGAGAACAACAACAGAACTTCATAAAATACGTGGAAGAAAAacatgagaaagaaaaacaaaaactcctGGAAAAAATTCAACTTGAAACTAGAGAACAAGCAGAGTGTGAATATAGTGAAAAACTCAAGAAAGAAATAGATAGAGCTTTGGATGAAGCTGAAGCGAAACTACCATACAGATCAAAACGAGCTCGTGACTGGGGTTATTTTCCTGTTCTTGGAGCAGCTGCTGGAGGAGTTGTTGGTACTGGTGAAGACATTGCGTATTGGATTAAAAGCTTTTTCTAA